GTGTGAAGCCTTATACTTCTGTCCGGAAGGCAGTTTATGAACTTGCCATTTGATATAAAGCCAAGGATTATGCACTTAAAATAACCTTTTAAAATCTGCTCAAGCTGCGGATAAAACCTTTTCAGCTCATCAGGTGTCTTCCACAAGGCCCGCGGATATCCTTCTTGTGATATACTTCCTATGTCATACCTTGTAACACACCCCAAGACCTTGTAGTTATCAAGCTCAAATTTTATAAACTGGCCGGCTGTAGGAATATTATCAAGGTCCTTTGCTTCACATGTAATTTGAGTAAAAGAAATGTCAATTATCTCACCAACTGCCATCACCAGCACAACTCCTTTTTTATACTATCCTCTTGACCTTATTATTCTTCTTTGCAGAATATGGCAAAATAGCATCTCCAACCCCCAAAAGCATATTTTCTATAGCTGCTTTGTCCTGATGTGAGATAGTAGAAAACTCATGAGCATGGGTAAGTGATATAGGATAACCAAACCCAACCTGGCACTGGTGATATATTGCACCGATACATTTTTTAAGCCATTTTTCATCTTTTGCAACATAAACAGGAATTTCTATTCGTGCAATCTCGTAGCCAGTTGCAAGGTAAACAAAGGTAATATCCATGTCTTCAAACTCGTCAAATGCTCTTCCTAAGGTGTAAAATACATTAGAGTGCTGCCCACTTCTTAGGTGCGAAAACAAAAATACATCTCTTATTCTCTCTATCTTTTCACAATTTCTCTTTTCTTCTCTGCTGCACTCCTTACAATCAATCCTCATTTTCTCACAGTTATATATCCTATAAAGATTAGAAATAATAGAGTTCTTTGGCATTGAGATAAAACCACAAACTGCTATGTTTTTTTGTTTTGCCACACTAAAAATCCTTTCAAGCTCAAGATTTGCTCTTCTGCCAAAGCGTAAACCCTGCCTGTCTTGTGTCCAATCAATGAGATTTCCATCATAAAGAACAAGTCTTAGCTCACTTTTTGGTAAAGAGTTTTCAACATACTCTAAAATAGCCATGTACTCTTTTGTTTGTCTTTCTCTTGAGATTTCTGATGGGCTTTTGATTGCCTGAGCTTCTTTTCTTGAGTAAAGCTCTTCATCAAGGTAAATGTAAGGATATGTTTGGTAATTAAAATTGCTATTTTCATTGTCATAAGTAATTTCTACACAGGCAATGTTCAAAAGGTAGTAAGGCTGTGAGATATGTCTGTCAATCTCTGTATTGCTGCCATCCACCGCAAATACCTCATAATTTGTCTGAACCTCACAAGAAAACCCCTTCATGAATTCATCGAAATTGCTATAATATGGAAGACAAAATAAGATTTCGTTTTTCTCGTCCTTCCTTGGAATTTTAGAAAGCACCTTTTCTATCTTTTGACCATCTAAAAAGCTCAAAAACTTAAAAACCTCATGAATATTTTCTTTTATCTCTTTTTCCTTTTCCAATATCACATTCTTCTTTTCACTTATCTGCTGGACTAAATTGTGTAAATCTAACATTTTCTCACATCCACTATCCCTAATGTAATCGACCATCATTAATCACTTAAATTATATCATTATAAATGAAATTTATCAAACATTTATTCGTGTAATAGAACCACAGCGTAAGCTGAAACTCCTTCCTCTCTTCCCTCAAATCCCAAACCTTCTGTTGTTTTCCCTTTTATGTTCACTTGAGTTTTTTCAATATTTAAAGCTTTTGCAATGTTTGTCTTCATCTCATCTGTGTATGGAGAAATCTTTGGTTTTTGGGCTACTATGGTTGTATCTATGTTAATTATACTCATACCCTTGTTTTCCAAAAGTTTTGAAACTTCTTTTAAAAGGATGATACTTGAGATATCCTTGTATTTCATATCAGTGTCAGGGAAAAGTCTTCCAATATCATTTTCGCCCATAGCACCAAGGATGGCATCAATTATTGCGTGAATCAAAACATCCGCATCAGAATGTCCTAAAAGCCCTTTTTCAAATGGAATCTCAACACCACCTAAGATTAGTTTTCTGCCTTCTGAAAAGCGGTGCACATCAAAACCAAAACCTACTTTGAACATTGCTCTTTAATCTCCCCTCTCATAAATTACTACACCCTCTTTTAGTATTTTCTCCTTAAGTGCCTGGCAACTCAATTTATTAAAATCGATTATATCTATCTTGTAAATCCCTGCTGCTTCGTCTAAGTCTGACATAAGGCCCGGTTCTATTTCTCCTTCTGTTAATATGGCTATATCAATATCTGAATTGTATTTATAATCTTCTTTTGCTCGTGAGCCAAATAACAATGCTCTTTTAATATTTTTTCTTTTTTTTAACTCCACCACAATTTTATCTAAAACATCTTCAGGAATTCCAAATCTCACTCTATCACCTCTTTCATCTTTCTCTCAAGGTCGCAAAACTTAGAAAAATATTTTTCTTTCACTCTTAAATATATCTGCTGAGCTATTTTTTCATCATATGTGTGAACAGTTAAATTCCTGTCTTCAATCATAGAAATCCAGGCATCTCCATCACCAATCAGTCCTGCTGAAAAAGCTTCTTTAAAAACTTTCCGCGGTGTGTTTACATCTGAAATTCCTTCTAATTCAAGATATGCTTTTAAAAGCTTCCAAGCAAGTTCATAGGTGAATTCAAACCTTTGAATCACTGCATCATACAATAGCGGATTTGAAGTGTCTTCTTCCAATGCTTCTTTTAACCGAAAAAGAGCTTTTTGATAGTCAGCCAACCTTTCTCTAACTCTTTCTTTATTCATAATAAATTCTCCTCAAAAAGTTTTTGCCTTGGATTAATTATATCACAATTTCAAAATGAAAAAGCCACAGATGGTTGCAATTATATTTCAAGTTCAGCAAACAAAAAAATTTGACATCCTTGCAGGTTAAATGATATTATTAAATAAACGCAAAAAGTGAATAGCTCATAATATATTAATAGATAGAGGCGCGTCTTTTAAGAGTAGGCAGGTGGATGTGAAAGAAGACACAGATGAAGCCTGCTGAAAGGAAAAGACGCCGAAGGGAGTTTCTTTCTTCTTGGAAACTTCCCTGGGTGCATGGAGAATATCCATGCAACTGTCACCAATTGAAAAATTGGTGGAGCGCTATCTGTTAATATATTGTATAGTCCATTTATACAATATATTAACAGAAGCTGGCTAAAAACCAGCTTTTTTTAGTTTTATTTGATTTTATACGCCGCAGTAAAGTAAAATATTTTTTAGAGGAGGTCAATTCAAAAATGGCAAGGAAAATCAAAATGGCAATAGTCGGCGCAACTGGTATGGTTGGAAGAACATTTTTGAAAGTGTTAGAAGAGAGAAATCTTCCTGTTGAGGAATATTACCTATTTGCTTCAAGCAGGTCAGCTGGCACAAAGGTTGAGTTTATGGGAAAGGAATACATTGTAGAAGAGCTAAAAGAAGATTCTTTTGACAGAGGGATAGACATTGCACTTTTCTCAGCTGGTGCATCTACCTCTCTTCACTTTGCACCAATCGCAGCTTCCAAAGGCTGCATTGTAATTGACAACTCAAGCGCATGGCGCATGGAGAAAGATGTTCCCTTGGTTGTACCAGAGGTAAATCCAGAGGATATCAAGTGGCACAAAGGAATTATCGCAAATCCAAACTGTTCAACAATTCAGGCAGTTGTTGTTCTAAAACCTTTGCATGACAAGTACAAAATAAAGAGGATTGTGTACTCAACATATCAGGCAGTTTCTGGTGCTGGCTATCAAGGATATTTAGATCTGGAAGAGGGTTTAAAAGGTGCACCACCAAAGAAATTTCCATACCCAATTGCAGGAAATGTAATTCCTCATATTGACGTTTTCTTAGAAAATGGGTATACAAAAGAAGAGATGAAGATGATAAACGAAACAAGAAAGATTTTACATGATGATTCCATTAAAATCACAGCTACCACAGTGAGAGTACCTGTATTCAATGGGCACAGTGAGTCTATCAATGTTGAATTTGAAAAACAATTTGATTTGGAAGAGTTAAAAGAAACCTTGAAGCACGCACCTGGTGTTGTTGTTCAGGACGACCCAGAAAATCTTTTGTACCCAATGCCAATTTATGTATCTGGCAAGGATGAAGTGTATGTTGGAAGGATCAGAAGAGATGAGTCTGTTGAAAGTGGCGTAAACCTTTGGGTTGTTGCTGACAATATTAGAAAAGGGGCAGCTACAAACGCTGTTCAAATAGCTGAAAAGGTAATTGAGTATTTCTTTAGTTAATTTTTTCAGTTTGACCATAATTTAAAGCTTTGAATAAATGGGAGGTTTTATTGCTATGCCGATTTTCAAAGGCTCAGGTGTTGCCTTGATAACACCTTTTAAGGACGAGGAAAGTGTGGACTTTGAAGCTCTTGGCAGGCTTGTTGATTTTCATCTTGAGCACAAAACAGATGCTATCATCGTATGTGGTACAACTGGCGAGCCTTCAACAATGCCAGATGAGGAGCATTTAGAGGTGATTAGATTTGTCATTGATAGGGTAGCTGGCAAAAAACCTGTTATTGCAGGTGTTGGCAGCAACCATACAAAACATGCTGTATATCTTTCCAAAAAGGCACAAGAACTTGGTGCAGACGGTCTTTTGCATGTAACACCTTACTACAATAAGACAACCCAAAAAGGTCTGATTGAACACTTTAAAGAAATAAACGATGCTGTTTCAATCCCTATAATTGTCTACAACGTGCCATCAAGAACAGGGCTAAATTTACTCCCTGAGACAATGAAGGAGCTTTCAAAACTTCCTAATATAAGAGCTGTTAAAGAAGCAAGTGGAAATATTACACAGGTTGCAGAAATTGCTATGCTCTGCCCTGACATTGACATCTACTCTGGAAACGACGACCAGATTGTACCAGTACTCTCTGTTGGTGGAATTGGTGTTATCTCTGTTTTGGCTAACATTCTGCCTGATGAGACGCATGACATTGTTGAGTATTTCCTAAATGGTCAGGTTGAAAAGGCAAAAGAGCTGCAGCTAAAGCTACTGCCAATTATCAAAGCATTGTTTATTGAGGTAAATCCAATACCTGTAAAAGAAGCTATGAATATGATGGGATTCAATGTGGGAAGGCCAAGACTGCCGCTTACTACAATGACTGAGAAAAATAGAGAAGTACTCAAAAAAGCTCTTATTGACTATGGAATAAACATAAAGGAGTAAAAAATACGTACTTTCTTTTTAAACACCTCTAAAAAACTAAGCATAAATGGATGTGATGTACAAATGCTGAGAGTTTTACTTAACGGTTGCAATGGCAAGATGGGTCAGGTTGTTAGCAAGGTTGTAAAATCCTATGAGGATATAGCAATTGTTGCAGGTGTTGATTTGAACACTACAAGAAATTTTGACTATCCTGTTTACAGTAATCCTTCTCAAATTCGAGAAGAGTTTGATGTAATAATTGATTTTTCCCTGCCAGAGGCTACACTTGCAATTTTAGAATTTGCAAAGGCAAAGAAAAAACCAGTTGTAATTGCCACAACAGGTTTTACGAGTGAGCAGAAAGCGAAGATTGTTGAATTTTCGAAAGAAATACCAATCTTTTGGTCAGCTAACATGTCACTTGGTGTTAACCTTGTTGCAGATCTTGTACAAAAGGCATACAAGACGCTTGGAAGTAAGTTTGATATTGAAATTGTTGAAAAACATCACAATCAGAAGATTGACGCACCCTCTGGTACAGCTCTTATGCTTGCAGATGCCATCAATGAGGTTGCAAACAATGCGTATGAGTACATCTATGACAGGCACACAAGAAGAAAGAAAAGAGCTCAAAATGAGATAGGAATTTTTTCGGTGCGCGGAGGTACAATTGTTGGTGAGCACAGTGTTATTTTTGCGGGCCCGGATGAGATTATAGAGATAAAACACACAGCTCTTTCAAAAGAGGTTTTTGCAAACGGTAGTATTAGAGCTGCAATGTTTATAAAAGACAAAAAGCCGGGTATATATAATATGAGTGATTTGATTAATTCAATGTGAGGTGTTTTTAATTTGAAGCCTGTGACAAATTTAAATGTCACCCAAAACGTTGCTATGATAACATTGGATAATGTCCCAAACAAAATAGATCTGATTGCCTCAATCTTCAACGAAGTGGCAAGCCATGGAATAAACATTGATATGATTAGTCAGACAGCTCCGTACAAAGGAAATATAAATCTATCATTTAGCCTTGACGAGGAAAATGTGCCAAAGGCAATCTCAGCGCTGAGTAAATTCAAAAAGGAGATTCCACATCTTAGAATTGACATAATTTCTAACCTGACAAAGCTGAGTATCTATGGTGAAGCTATGAGAGATTTGCCGGGCGTTGCAGCATCTCTTTTCACCACTTTGGCAGAAGCAGGTGTTGAGCTTAAGATGGTGACAACAAGCGAGGTTGACATTTCATATTTGATTGACCAGAAGGATGAGGAAAAGGCTGTTGAGATTATAAAGCAGAGATTTGGATTAGAGTAAACTTTTAAAAGCTGCCCAGATAAGAAAATTTCAAAGTGGGCAGCTTTTTTTAATATTGAATTTTTCCAAAACCCTTAGTATATTTGAAAATTAGAAAAGCTAAAAGCCCTCAAAAAAGAATAAGGGGGAGTTTTGCTTGGCAACAGGGGCAAAGTACTATCATTCATGCATAAACTGTGGTGGTATCAATTCAGATACAAGAAACCAAAAAGGACTTCCATGTGAAAAGTGTCTACCCTTTGAAAATGGCATGAATATCCTTGAAAGTTTAAAACAATACAATAGCCTCAAAGATTATGCCTACTTTTGGAATTTTCAAAATGAATATAAAGAGTTTGAAGACTTTTTTGTGTCAAAGGTTGGAAAGCCAATGACAGGATATCAGCGGCTCTGGGCAAGGCGGCTTTTACTTTCAAAAAGCTTCACATTAATTGCTCCCACAGGCCTTGGTAAGACAACATTTGGACTTGTTGCAACACTGTGGATGGCAAAAGCTGGCAAGAAGGTAGCTTTAATCTTCCCTACTGTATCACTTGTTGAACAAGCGCATCAGAGACTCCTTGAATTTGCTAATAAAGAGCCAAAAGAAAATGTTAAAATTTTGTCATATAAGTCATCAATGAAAAAAACTGAAAAGGATGAGTTTGAAAAAAGCTTTGAAAATGGCGAATTTGACATCCTAATTGTCTCATCGCAATTTATATCAAAGCGAAAGGACGACCTTGCAAAGAAGGTATTTTCATTAGTGTTTGTAGATGATGTTGATGCTATTTTGAAATCTTCAAAAAACATTGACACTCTTTTACAGATGATTGGTATTGACCAAAAGACAATTGATAAGACTTTTGAAAACCTCAAAAAAGGCACTAAGTATTCTGATCAAAAACTAAACGGCACACCTTCTACTTCATCGAAAGGTATTCTCATTGTATCTTCTGCCACTGCAAAGCCACAAGGACTAAAACCTCTTTTGTTTAGAGAGTTGCTTGGATTCGAAATAGGTAGATTTACATTCAGTATAAGAAATATTACAAATATAAGAATTGCTGAAAAGTCAAAAGAAAAGCTGCTTGAGACAATCAGAATTCTCAATGATGGAATCCTGTTATTTGTGGAAAATGAAGAAGAAGGCAAAGACGTGACAAACTTTTTAGAAAATAAAGGAATACCTGTTGGTAAAACGTGGGAAGATTTCGAAAAAAGTTTTGAGCAATTTAGAGAGGGAAAGCTCAAAATCCTATGTGGTATATACTCATACTATGGAAAGCTTGTAAGAGGCATAGACCTACCTTTGAGAATAAAGTATTCAATATTTTGGGGAACACCCTCGTTTAGGTTCTCAACAGATATTGAAAAGGCGCCCCGGTTTGTCTTAGAGAGAGTGTTTTCTGACTATCTTGAAGAACATCCCAAGCTAAAAAGCTTCTTTAAAAACATAGATAGATATCAAGTCGAAAGGTTAAGAGAGGTAGTAAAAAAATATATTCCTCAAGATAGGTGGGTTGCTTTTGTTAAAAAGTCCTTCCCAAACTTGAAAATCTCAGATGAGGGTCAAATATTCTTTCCTGATGTTTTCACATATATCCAAGGCTCTGGTAGAACATCACGAATGCTGGGTAGTTCTTTAACAAAAGGAGTTTCAATCCTATTTGAAGATGATAATCTACTTTTTGAGAGTCTTAGGTCAAGACTCATGTTTTTGCTTGATGAAGAGTGGAAAACCGAAAATGAGGTATGTTTTGAAGATTTGATTAAAGAGGTTGAAATGAGCAGAAATGAAACTTTAATAAACGAGCGGTCTTCAGATTTAAAGTCAAGGCTTATGATTGTGGAATCACCCACAAAAGCTGAGACAATCTCAAAATTTTTGGAAAAAGCCTCCACAAGAAGGTATGGAAGGCTCTCTGTATACGAATCAGTGACTCCAGATGGAATTTTGCTCATCACTGCCTCAAAAGGACATGTTTATGACCTTGATACAAAAACAGGCCTCCATGGAGTAGAAATATCAAATGGCAACTTTATCCCATACTATAACTCTATCAAACGCTGTACAAGCTGTGGCACACAGTTTACTGATGAGTACTCTTCGTGTCCCAAATGCGGCTCTGATAAGATTGATGATAAAAAGGAGATATTAAAGGTACTTCGCGAGATAGCAGCTGAAGTAGACGAGGTTTTGGTTGCAACAGACCCAGATGTTGAGGGTGAAAAGATTTCATGGGATATATCTCAGTATTTAAAACCTGTCAACCAGAACTTAAGACGAATTGAAATGCACGAAATAACAAAATTTGGTTTTGAAAGTGCTATAAAAAACCAGCGTGATTTTAATGCAAATCTTGTAAAATCTCAGATTGTACGCAGAATTGAAGACAGGTGGGTTGGTTTTGAACTGAGTTCAAAGCTCCAGAAAAATTTTCAAAGCTATAATTTATCTGCAGGAAGAGTTCAATCTACCATCCTTGGCTGGATTATAGAAAGGGAAAAGGAATATGCAAAAAGTCAAAAAGAATTTACCTTTGTGCGATTTGAAAATGGATTTGGATTTGAGGCAGAAGGCAAAATAGATGGCAACAAGGTATTGGTAGAGGTAGTAGAAGAAAATGAAAAAGAGCTTGAGACCATTTTGCCATTTAATACACCCACACTTTTGTCTTTTGCATCACAAAAATTAAACCTTAGCGTGCAGGAAATCATGGAGATTTTACAGTTTTTATTTGAGCATGGGTTTATAACCTATCACAGAACTGATTCAAATAGAATATCACTCACAGGTCAAAATGTCGCGAGATTATATTTAGAAAAGATAGGCAAAAAAGATTTGTTTGTTGGCCGAAGTTTCGGGTCTGAGGGCGCGCACGAGGCAATAAGACCTGTTAAGCCAATTTCACCTTTGGAGTTAAAAGAGCTGTCAAGCGAAAGGCTTGCTCAGGGTTTGACAGCTAATCACATTAAAGTATACGAACTTATATTCAATAGATTTTTCACAAGCCAGATGAAAAACCCTCTTATAAAATATCAAAAACTAATTTTCAGGTTTGACAAACAAGAAATAGAAAAAGAAATGCCCATTGGGGTGATAGAAGAGGGGTGGCTCTTGTTCAGTCCAATTCAGATTTTTTCAAAATTTGAAAGTGGAGAATACCAAATAACAGAAAAGAAAAGCTACAAGAAGCACACAACCCCTCTATTCACCCAAGCAATGCTCATTGATGAGATGAAACAAAAGAATATAGGAAGACCATCCACATATGCTAAAATGGTTGAGACCCTTTTCAAAAGAGGATATGTATTCGAAGATCAATATAGAAGGATTCGTTCAACTGCACTTGGAAGAAAAGTGTATTCTTACCTTGCACAACACTACCAAGATTATATAAACGAAGAGACAACAAGAGATCTTGAAAGACTTATGGAAGTCGTTGAAATGGGTGAAAAGGATTATCAAAATGTGTTAAGTAGCTTATATGAAGAGCTTACTAAAATTATACAAAGCTAAAGTACTTTCTCTGAATTTTTTGTTTGAAGCCTATTTTAAAGTGATAAAAATTATGGTAGAATAAAACAAAAACTATATTTTGGAAAAGCGGGGTGGCTTTTTTGGTAAAAAACATAAAACTCAGAACAAAGCTCATTTTGCTTTTTGCCTTCGTCTTTTTAGCTTTTATATTAATTTTTGAAATTTATCTTATTCCTTCTGTTACAAAAACAATTGAGTCACAAGTCGAAAGTAAGCTCAAAAACATCGTCCAAGTTGCAATTTCAATATGTGAAAGCCAATATGCTCTCCAAAAATCCGGGAAACTTAGTGAATCTCAAGCCCAGCAGACAGCAAAAGAAATTATCCGCGGTCTTAGATACAACAGCAATGATTACATCTGGATAAATGATTTACAACCAAAGATGATAATGCACCCATTCAACCAAGAGTTAGAAGGTCAAGATTTATCTGACTACAAAGATCCAACAGGGTTTAAGTTATTTGTAGCTATGGTAGATGTTGTAAAGAAAAAAGGAGAAGGTTTTGTAAAATATCAATGGACGAAGCCTAATTCAAACAATAATTTTCCAAAAATGTCTTATGTTGTATTATTTAAACCATGGGGCTGGGTTTTAGGGACAGGCGTTTACATAGACGATTTAGTTGCATATGAGAATAATATAAAAAACAGCCTGAGAATGATAACACTTTTTGTGCTTTTAATATGCTTTTTGATAATATTTCTAATAACAATTTCGATCAGCCGAAGACTAAAACAAGTTGAAGAATTTGCTGAGTCTTTATCAAAATTTGACCTTTCTTCAAATAAAGGCTTAAATACAAGCTATAATGATGAAATTGGCAAGGTTGCAAGAACTTTCAGCAACATGAGCCAAAACATGAAAGATATGATATCACAGATAAAACAGGTCTCTTTATCTGTATTTGAAGCTGCAAAGGAGCTCACATCTGCTTCAAATGAGATTGCAAATGTCTCTGAGCAAATAGCTTTAGCAATTTCTGATGTTGCAAAAGGAAGTACTGAACAGGCAAATTCTATTGAACAATCAAGCCAAAGATTAAACAAACTTTCAGAGGTTATTGAAGATATCTCTGAAAAAATGAAAGAGTCTTACTCCTATGCGCAGACAGTGTTCAACACAATTAATGAAGGAAACTTACTTATTAACTCCCAGGAAGAAAATATGAAAAACGTCAAAGAGATTTGGCAAAAGGTTGAAAGTTTGATGAATCAGTTTTCTTCTATGAGCACAGAGATTGTCCAGATAACATCTTTTATAAGCAACCTTTCAAAAGAGATAAATCTCTTGGCTCTAAATGCATCAATTGAAGCCTCAAGAGCAGGTGAGGCAGGAAAAGGATTCATGGTTGTTGCAAACGAGATTAGAAAACTTTCTGACCAGACATCAAGTTCAGCAAAACAGATAGGTAATCTTCTCAAAAACATCCAAGCAAATGTAGAAAACCTTACAGCAGGTTTTAGCAGTTTTGAAGATGCTCTCAAAAAACAAGATGAGATCACAAACGACACAAAACAAGCTTATAGTCAGATTATAGAACTTACCAAAAAGCTCACAGAAATATTTGAAGAAATAAACCAAAGTATTCAAGCATCAACACAAGATATCTTATCTATATCAACTGAAATCTCCAATATTGCAAGTATTGCTCAGGAGACTGCTGCAGCAACCGAGCAGACAGCTGCATCAACAGAAGAGCAAACTGCAACTGCCCAGACAATTGCAAGTACAATGAAAAGATTAGA
This Caldicellulosiruptor changbaiensis DNA region includes the following protein-coding sequences:
- a CDS encoding methyl-accepting chemotaxis protein, with protein sequence MAFLVKNIKLRTKLILLFAFVFLAFILIFEIYLIPSVTKTIESQVESKLKNIVQVAISICESQYALQKSGKLSESQAQQTAKEIIRGLRYNSNDYIWINDLQPKMIMHPFNQELEGQDLSDYKDPTGFKLFVAMVDVVKKKGEGFVKYQWTKPNSNNNFPKMSYVVLFKPWGWVLGTGVYIDDLVAYENNIKNSLRMITLFVLLICFLIIFLITISISRRLKQVEEFAESLSKFDLSSNKGLNTSYNDEIGKVARTFSNMSQNMKDMISQIKQVSLSVFEAAKELTSASNEIANVSEQIALAISDVAKGSTEQANSIEQSSQRLNKLSEVIEDISEKMKESYSYAQTVFNTINEGNLLINSQEENMKNVKEIWQKVESLMNQFSSMSTEIVQITSFISNLSKEINLLALNASIEASRAGEAGKGFMVVANEIRKLSDQTSSSAKQIGNLLKNIQANVENLTAGFSSFEDALKKQDEITNDTKQAYSQIIELTKKLTEIFEEINQSIQASTQDILSISTEISNIASIAQETAAATEQTAASTEEQTATAQTIASTMKRLESLAEDMMKKVEVFKV
- the dapA gene encoding 4-hydroxy-tetrahydrodipicolinate synthase, which produces MPIFKGSGVALITPFKDEESVDFEALGRLVDFHLEHKTDAIIVCGTTGEPSTMPDEEHLEVIRFVIDRVAGKKPVIAGVGSNHTKHAVYLSKKAQELGADGLLHVTPYYNKTTQKGLIEHFKEINDAVSIPIIVYNVPSRTGLNLLPETMKELSKLPNIRAVKEASGNITQVAEIAMLCPDIDIYSGNDDQIVPVLSVGGIGVISVLANILPDETHDIVEYFLNGQVEKAKELQLKLLPIIKALFIEVNPIPVKEAMNMMGFNVGRPRLPLTTMTEKNREVLKKALIDYGINIKE
- the ispF gene encoding 2-C-methyl-D-erythritol 2,4-cyclodiphosphate synthase, which codes for MFKVGFGFDVHRFSEGRKLILGGVEIPFEKGLLGHSDADVLIHAIIDAILGAMGENDIGRLFPDTDMKYKDISSIILLKEVSKLLENKGMSIINIDTTIVAQKPKISPYTDEMKTNIAKALNIEKTQVNIKGKTTEGLGFEGREEGVSAYAVVLLHE
- a CDS encoding aspartate-semialdehyde dehydrogenase, whose translation is MARKIKMAIVGATGMVGRTFLKVLEERNLPVEEYYLFASSRSAGTKVEFMGKEYIVEELKEDSFDRGIDIALFSAGASTSLHFAPIAASKGCIVIDNSSAWRMEKDVPLVVPEVNPEDIKWHKGIIANPNCSTIQAVVVLKPLHDKYKIKRIVYSTYQAVSGAGYQGYLDLEEGLKGAPPKKFPYPIAGNVIPHIDVFLENGYTKEEMKMINETRKILHDDSIKITATTVRVPVFNGHSESINVEFEKQFDLEELKETLKHAPGVVVQDDPENLLYPMPIYVSGKDEVYVGRIRRDESVESGVNLWVVADNIRKGAATNAVQIAEKVIEYFFS
- a CDS encoding nucleotidyltransferase family protein — protein: MRFGIPEDVLDKIVVELKKRKNIKRALLFGSRAKEDYKYNSDIDIAILTEGEIEPGLMSDLDEAAGIYKIDIIDFNKLSCQALKEKILKEGVVIYERGD
- the dapB gene encoding 4-hydroxy-tetrahydrodipicolinate reductase; this encodes MLRVLLNGCNGKMGQVVSKVVKSYEDIAIVAGVDLNTTRNFDYPVYSNPSQIREEFDVIIDFSLPEATLAILEFAKAKKKPVVIATTGFTSEQKAKIVEFSKEIPIFWSANMSLGVNLVADLVQKAYKTLGSKFDIEIVEKHHNQKIDAPSGTALMLADAINEVANNAYEYIYDRHTRRKKRAQNEIGIFSVRGGTIVGEHSVIFAGPDEIIEIKHTALSKEVFANGSIRAAMFIKDKKPGIYNMSDLINSM
- a CDS encoding nucleotidyltransferase substrate binding protein codes for the protein MNKERVRERLADYQKALFRLKEALEEDTSNPLLYDAVIQRFEFTYELAWKLLKAYLELEGISDVNTPRKVFKEAFSAGLIGDGDAWISMIEDRNLTVHTYDEKIAQQIYLRVKEKYFSKFCDLERKMKEVIE
- a CDS encoding DNA double-strand break repair nuclease NurA, producing the protein MVDYIRDSGCEKMLDLHNLVQQISEKKNVILEKEKEIKENIHEVFKFLSFLDGQKIEKVLSKIPRKDEKNEILFCLPYYSNFDEFMKGFSCEVQTNYEVFAVDGSNTEIDRHISQPYYLLNIACVEITYDNENSNFNYQTYPYIYLDEELYSRKEAQAIKSPSEISRERQTKEYMAILEYVENSLPKSELRLVLYDGNLIDWTQDRQGLRFGRRANLELERIFSVAKQKNIAVCGFISMPKNSIISNLYRIYNCEKMRIDCKECSREEKRNCEKIERIRDVFLFSHLRSGQHSNVFYTLGRAFDEFEDMDITFVYLATGYEIARIEIPVYVAKDEKWLKKCIGAIYHQCQVGFGYPISLTHAHEFSTISHQDKAAIENMLLGVGDAILPYSAKKNNKVKRIV
- a CDS encoding ACT domain-containing protein, which codes for MKPVTNLNVTQNVAMITLDNVPNKIDLIASIFNEVASHGINIDMISQTAPYKGNINLSFSLDEENVPKAISALSKFKKEIPHLRIDIISNLTKLSIYGEAMRDLPGVAASLFTTLAEAGVELKMVTTSEVDISYLIDQKDEEKAVEIIKQRFGLE
- the rgy gene encoding reverse gyrase, translating into MATGAKYYHSCINCGGINSDTRNQKGLPCEKCLPFENGMNILESLKQYNSLKDYAYFWNFQNEYKEFEDFFVSKVGKPMTGYQRLWARRLLLSKSFTLIAPTGLGKTTFGLVATLWMAKAGKKVALIFPTVSLVEQAHQRLLEFANKEPKENVKILSYKSSMKKTEKDEFEKSFENGEFDILIVSSQFISKRKDDLAKKVFSLVFVDDVDAILKSSKNIDTLLQMIGIDQKTIDKTFENLKKGTKYSDQKLNGTPSTSSKGILIVSSATAKPQGLKPLLFRELLGFEIGRFTFSIRNITNIRIAEKSKEKLLETIRILNDGILLFVENEEEGKDVTNFLENKGIPVGKTWEDFEKSFEQFREGKLKILCGIYSYYGKLVRGIDLPLRIKYSIFWGTPSFRFSTDIEKAPRFVLERVFSDYLEEHPKLKSFFKNIDRYQVERLREVVKKYIPQDRWVAFVKKSFPNLKISDEGQIFFPDVFTYIQGSGRTSRMLGSSLTKGVSILFEDDNLLFESLRSRLMFLLDEEWKTENEVCFEDLIKEVEMSRNETLINERSSDLKSRLMIVESPTKAETISKFLEKASTRRYGRLSVYESVTPDGILLITASKGHVYDLDTKTGLHGVEISNGNFIPYYNSIKRCTSCGTQFTDEYSSCPKCGSDKIDDKKEILKVLREIAAEVDEVLVATDPDVEGEKISWDISQYLKPVNQNLRRIEMHEITKFGFESAIKNQRDFNANLVKSQIVRRIEDRWVGFELSSKLQKNFQSYNLSAGRVQSTILGWIIEREKEYAKSQKEFTFVRFENGFGFEAEGKIDGNKVLVEVVEENEKELETILPFNTPTLLSFASQKLNLSVQEIMEILQFLFEHGFITYHRTDSNRISLTGQNVARLYLEKIGKKDLFVGRSFGSEGAHEAIRPVKPISPLELKELSSERLAQGLTANHIKVYELIFNRFFTSQMKNPLIKYQKLIFRFDKQEIEKEMPIGVIEEGWLLFSPIQIFSKFESGEYQITEKKSYKKHTTPLFTQAMLIDEMKQKNIGRPSTYAKMVETLFKRGYVFEDQYRRIRSTALGRKVYSYLAQHYQDYINEETTRDLERLMEVVEMGEKDYQNVLSSLYEELTKIIQS